GTCAGCGATGTTTCGACGGAATACCTTGCGACGGCGGAAGAGTTTGAAGCAAAGCTGCGAGCGTTGGATGCGGACGGCGGCGGTGCGTGACCATCCAGGACCGACTGTCCAGATCACGTGCGCTCGCCGATCAATTCTACGGCTCCGCGGTCACAAGTCAGCGAGATTCGCATTACTTCGTCCAGCCGTTTCGCTTCAGCCATGCGTGACAACGTTTCGGCCATGATGTGACGGGACGATCTGCCACGGGACGCAGACCGTAACCGTGGCCGCCGGTGTCGTAAACGTGCAACTCTGATGGCACGCTGTTTTCCTTCAACGCCATTGCCAACAGCAGGCTGCCCTGAACTGGAATCCCGTCATCGAAGGCATGCACGATGAACATATTCGGCGAATTTTTTGTGACGTCGATCCCTTCGACTAATTCTGTGTTCTGCTTATTTGACAGATACGCCGGGTAGATCAACATTGCGGCGCTTGGTTCGCACGATTGTTCGTCTGCGTCGTCCACCACTTTGTAATGACGTTTGGTTGCGAGTGCCGTCATTGCCGCTGTGTGCCCGCCGGCTGAGAATCCGAGAATGCCGATCTTGTCCGCATCCAGCTTCCACTCGGCCGCTCGGCTACGCACGATGCTAAGTGTTCGTTGAGCGTCCTGAACCGGTTGTAGCCACTTCGGATCAACGTCGCCGGTGGGGACTCTGTATTTTAGCACGACGGCAGTGACACCAATCGAATTCAACCAATCGGCGACTTCCAGTCCTTCCAGGTCCCATGCCAAAATGCGATAACCGCCGCCCGGACACACAACCACTGCCGCGCCGGTTCGCTTATCTTCCGGCGGCAGAAACACGTGTGCTTCCGGTGAGGAAACGTTGCCAAGACGAATGACTGACCGTCCGGCGACCTTGTGAGCATCGGGCCGTGAAGTGTCTTTTTCTTCACCGACTTCGCGAGCTGGCCCGGGCGGAGTTCCCGGCCACAGCGTGATCACTTCGGACGGTTCGGCAGCGAAGGCGTGAGAGAACATCAGCAGGAAAGGTAGAGTGATTCGCAACATGGTGAGCACTTCCGGTGTGACGTGTTGAATGGCGTTGGATTCTGAGTTTTACCGAACGGTCGGTGGTGATGAAAGCAAGGACATCACAGTCGCTTGAGCATTTTCATCGCTGCATCTTCAAAGATTTGCTGCCATTCAGGAGCGAGCAGGCAGTCGCTGTCTTCCTGAGCTCCGCCGCGATTGTTGAGCTGCTCGGCCGTTGGCGCGTAGTAGATATATCCGTTGGTGTAGCCCGCCACGAAGGTGTGTTCGTGAGGCGACGCCTTCTTGATATTCAAGCCAATCTGCACGACCAACTCTCCAGGTGATGTCACCATGCGGAAGTCGCCAATCCGCAGGCCAACCAATTCGACGTCCACTGTTCGTTTTCCGGCAGCAACGTAGTGAGCCTGGTGCTTTTCCAGAAGCCGCAGATTGGTTTGCAGGCGCGTTAACTGTTCCATGGTGTAAATATTGCGCAGGTATTGCTCCATCGCCGCTCGATTGTTTGCGTCCAGTTTGGTCAGGTCTGAACGGCCGAGCGTTTTTTCGTTGAGGTAGCTGTGGGAATAATATGACGGAAAATCTTCAGCCAGGTTGTACTTCACGATCAGCGGCAGAAACGTTTTCAGGTTTAGTGTGGTCCCACGAAGCGTCCTCAGCAGCCGTTCTTTTTCGTTTTCCATCAGGTTAATACGTTCCGCCAGGTCCGCACGCGGAAGTTCGATGGTTTCGTTGTGCATCACCAGTTGCGTGCTCGGTTTGCATTGGATTTTGCGAACAGCTTTCAGCGTGCTAAGTCCCAGCATGTTGCCCAGCGGTTCTGCATCGCGAGGCATGTTGACTTCCTTGTAGAACGCCGGGTTGATGTCGCCACCGCAGCCCTGTACGAACAACGCGACCGTGCCTTCGTCAAGATTGTCTTCAATTACCGTCGACGAAAATCCTGTGATGTCTGCCGTATTACCGCCGCCAGCGGCGCCCTGAATCGGATGGCAGG
This DNA window, taken from Fuerstiella marisgermanici, encodes the following:
- a CDS encoding alpha/beta hydrolase; translation: MLRITLPFLLMFSHAFAAEPSEVITLWPGTPPGPAREVGEEKDTSRPDAHKVAGRSVIRLGNVSSPEAHVFLPPEDKRTGAAVVVCPGGGYRILAWDLEGLEVADWLNSIGVTAVVLKYRVPTGDVDPKWLQPVQDAQRTLSIVRSRAAEWKLDADKIGILGFSAGGHTAAMTALATKRHYKVVDDADEQSCEPSAAMLIYPAYLSNKQNTELVEGIDVTKNSPNMFIVHAFDDGIPVQGSLLLAMALKENSVPSELHVYDTGGHGYGLRPVADRPVTSWPKRCHAWLKRNGWTK